Proteins from a genomic interval of Lathamus discolor isolate bLatDis1 chromosome 19, bLatDis1.hap1, whole genome shotgun sequence:
- the ETNK2 gene encoding ethanolamine kinase 2 isoform X1 codes for MTGDVPSRDIPAYQRPGPAGRVGRRRWGCVCSVVFAVVVLFPFIRCQKIDADVLGVIPGAARVPSVLDAHLARAIPELPGGKRQDFLPEHQLGAVASCFLLPIPCFCLSPWGLLVGRFPPHLADTAGMYRHRLCHPSAPQLFTDGITNKLVACYTDEGMVDAVLVRVYGRKTELFVDRDTELRNFQVLRAHGCAPDLYCAFQNGLCYQFLPGIALGPDHVRDPRIFRLVAQEMARVHAIHANGSLPKPILWQKLHKYLTLVKTDLSPKVSNPSLQQDVPSLEVLEQELAWMKGTLPQLGSPVVLCHNDLLCKNIIYDGTRGHVRFIDYEYTGYNYQAFDIGNHFNEFAGVKEVDYSLYPSKDTQLQWLRSYLQAYKQLTQGDQGVSEEELEALYVQVNKFSLASHFLWACWGLIQDKYSTIDFNFLRYAKLRFKQYFKMKPVVTALQVSK; via the exons ATGACAGGAGACGTCCCCAGCAGAGACATCCCTGCCTATCagcgccccggccccgcggggaGGGTCgggaggaggagatggggatgTGTTTGCTCCGTGGTGTttgctgttgtggttttgttcccTTTCATTCGGTGCCAAAAGATTGACGCCGATGTTTTGGGAGTGATTCCCGGGGCTGCGCGGGTGCCAAGCGTGCTGGATGCACATCTGGCCCGAGCTATTCCTGAGCTCCCAGGTGGAAAACGGCAGGATTTCCTCCCAGAGCACCAGCTTGGTGCAGTTGCTTCATGCTTCCTTTTACCCATTCCCTGTTTCTGCCTTTCCCCATGGGGTCTGCTTGTGGGGAGGTTCCCCCCACACCTTGCTGACACAGCAGGGATGTACAGGCATCGCCTCTGCCACCCTTCTGCCCCGCAGCTCTTCACCGATGGCATCACCAACAAGCTCGTGGCCTGCTACACGGATGAAGGGATGGTGGACGCGGTGCTGGTCCGCGTCTACGGCAGGAAGACGGAGCTGTTTGTGGACAGGGACACGGAGCTGAGGAACTTCCAGGTGCTGCGTGCCCATGGCTGTGCCCCCGACCTCTACTGCGCCTTCCAGAATGGGCTCTGCTACCAGTTCCTGCCGGGAATCGCGCTGGGGCCCGACCACGTGCGGGACCCCCGCATCTTCAG GCTGGTGGCGCAGGAGATGGCCCGGGTACACGCCATCCACGCCAATGGGAGCCTCCCCAAGCCCATCCTCTGGCAGAAGCTGCACAAATACCTCACCCTCGTGAAGACGGATCTCAGCCCAAAGGTATCCAACCCCAG CCTCCAGCAGGATGTGCCCAGCCTGGAGGTGCTGGAACAGGAGCTGGCCTGGATGAAGGGAACTCTCCCTCAGCTGGGGTCCCCCGTTGTGCTTTGCCACAATGACCTCCTCTGCAAGAACATCATCTATGATGGGACACGAG GGCACGTTCGCTTCATAGACTATGAATACACCGGCTACAACTATCAGGCTTTCGACATCGGAAACCACTTCAATGAGTTTGCAG GTGTGAAGGAGGTGGATTACAGCCTCTACCCCAGCAAGGACACCCAGCTCCAGTGGCTGCGCTCCTACCTGCAGGCCTACAAGCAGCTCACCCAGGGTGACCAAGGGGTGTccgaggaggagctggaggctcTCTACGTGCAAGTGAACAAGTTTTCATTG GCATCCCATTTCCTCTGGGCATGCTGGGGCCTGATCCAGGATAAGTACTCTACCATAGACTTTAACTTCTTAAG ATATGCAAAGCTAAGGTTTAAACAGTACTTCAAGATGAAGCCGGTGGTCACAGCCCTGCAGGTCTCTAAATAG